A window of Juglans regia cultivar Chandler chromosome 7, Walnut 2.0, whole genome shotgun sequence contains these coding sequences:
- the LOC109005432 gene encoding trihelix transcription factor ASIL2 — protein sequence MEEDDEIQSHHSQETGSPASPRPNGRITVTVAAAPPAAAPTSQNTITTVALPVQRPRSGGGGGGGGGGGGGREDCWSEGATAVLIDAWGERYLQLSRGNLKQKHWKEVADIVSSSEDYGKTPKTDIQCKNRIDTVKKKYKVEKSKVASGGGPSKWPFFDRLDQLIGPTAKIAVSSPPSQQLKVPLAIPVRIRSASTNHYNNSQFLNKPPKKEEETVVLRSGRGQRMQQFRKRGGLESESESEPEPEPEPEADADSLDSFPPPGTSERKRPRRMMIGGEKEGSGGGKSGWGNAVKELTQAILRFGEAYEQAESAKLQQVVEMEKQRMKFAKELELQRMQFFMKTQLEISQLKKHGGRRGAGGGNASHHHSNNNNNNNNSDSSN from the coding sequence ATGGAAGAAGACGACGAGATCCAGTCACACCATTCGCAGGAGACGGGATCTCCGGCCTCTCCAAGGCCAAACGGGAGAATAACGGTGACGGTGGCCGCCGCACCACCTGCAGCGGCACCGACGTCGCAGAACACTATAACCACCGTAGCGCTACCGGTTCAGCGACCAAGAAGCGGCGGCGGGGGAGGAGGCGGCGGCGGAGGAGGTGGGGGTAGAGAGGACTGCTGGAGCGAAGGCGCCACCGCAGTGCTGATCGACGCGTGGGGAGAGCGGTACTTGCAGCTGAGCAGAGGGAATTTGAAGCAGAAGCACTGGAAAGAGGTGGCGGATATTGTAAGCAGCAGTGAGGACTACGGGAAGACCCCCAAGACCGATATACAGTGCAAGAATCGGATCGATACGGTGAAGAAGAAGTATAAGGTGGAGAAATCGAAGGTTGCGTCCGGTGGCGGACCTAGTAAGTGGCCCTTTTTCGATAGGTTGGACCAATTGATTGGTCCAACGGCTAAAATTGCTGTTTCTAGTCCGCCCTCGCAGCAGCTAAAAGTGCCTTTGGCAATTCCGGTTCGAATTCGTTCCGCCTCCACGAATCACTATAATAACAGTCAGTTCCTTAATAAACCACCGAAGAAGGAAGAGGAGACGGTGGTGCTGAGGAGTGGTAGAGGACAAAGGATGCAACAGTTTCGAAAGAGAGGCGGGTTGGAGTCTGAATCAGAATCGGAGCCAGAGCCAGAGCCAGAACCGGAGGCTGATGCTGATTCATTGGATAGCTTTCCGCCGCCAGGGACAAGTGAGAGGAAAAGGCCTCGGAGGATGATGATAGGAGGAGAAAAGGAGGGGAGTGGAGGAGGGAAGAGTGGTTGGGGGAATGCGGTGAAGGAGTTGACGCAGGCGATCCTGAGGTTTGGAGAGGCGTATGAGCAAGCGGAGAGCGCCAAGCTGCAGCAGGTGGTGGAGATGGAGAAGCAGAGGATGAAGTTTGCAAAGGAGCTGGAGTTACAGAGGATGCAGTTTTTCATGAAGACCCAGTTGGAGATTTCGCAGTTGAAGAAGCATGGCGGGAGGAGAGGTGCTGGCGGTGGTAATGCTAGTCATCACCacagtaataataataacaataacaacaatAGTGATAGCAGCAACTAG